CCGGCACATGCTCGACGGCGAGTACCCGACGCTCGGCGCGTGGGTGCATTACGGACTCGGTACGCTCAACGAGAACCTGCCGCAATTCGTCTCGATGGGCTTCCGCGAATACTGGAACATCAAAGACGGCCACTACCTCGGCCCGGCCCACGACGCGGTACCGATGCGCGTCGATCCCGCGAACCCGCTGGATTACGGCAAACCGGAAGTGCCGGTCACGGCGGCCGAGCAGAAGGCCGGGTTCGCGCTGTCGGGCAAACTGAACAAGCTCCGCGAGAAGCAGTACCCCGGCGACGCGGCCCTCGATGCCCGCATCAAGAGCTACGAACTCGCGTTCCGGATGCAGAAGTCGCTACCGGAGGTACTCGACTTCGCGAAGGAGACCGAGGAGACGCAAAAACTCTACGGCCTCGACCGACCCGAGACGAAGGCGTTCGGGATGCAACTGCTCGCGTCGCGTCGGCTGGTGGAACGCGGCGTGCGGTTCATTCAGATCCAGCACGGCGCTGGTGGGGCCGGAGTGTGGGACGCGCACGGCGGGCTGAAGGCCAACCACGCGAAGAACTGCCTCTCGATCGACCAGCCGATCAGCGGGCTGCTCAAAGACCTGAAGCGCACGGGGTTACTGAAGGACACGATCGTCGTGTTCTGCACGGAATTCGGGCGCACGCCGGGCACCCAGGGCAGCGACGGGCGCGATCACCACATCTACGGCTTTAGTACCTGGATGGCTGGGGGCGGGCTGAAGGGCG
This region of Gemmata massiliana genomic DNA includes:
- a CDS encoding DUF1501 domain-containing protein, producing the protein MNRRSFLSDSFRGFSGLALAAMLHKDGYATEDKWAPPDGKPHHAPKAKSVIWLFMNGGVSHMETFDPKPALTKFAGKTIKESPVPDAQDPEKLKLARVTVVNDANGQQRNKLYPLQVGFKKYGKSGIELSDWLPHTGSCIDDIALIRSMWTTDDNHGAQTQFHTGRHMLDGEYPTLGAWVHYGLGTLNENLPQFVSMGFREYWNIKDGHYLGPAHDAVPMRVDPANPLDYGKPEVPVTAAEQKAGFALSGKLNKLREKQYPGDAALDARIKSYELAFRMQKSLPEVLDFAKETEETQKLYGLDRPETKAFGMQLLASRRLVERGVRFIQIQHGAGGAGVWDAHGGLKANHAKNCLSIDQPISGLLKDLKRTGLLKDTIVVFCTEFGRTPGTQGSDGRDHHIYGFSTWMAGGGLKGGIVHGATDEIGFHAVENRHYVTDVHATIMHQLGLDSRKLEIPGRKRLDIDHGNVIKEIIA